A portion of the Lampris incognitus isolate fLamInc1 chromosome 9, fLamInc1.hap2, whole genome shotgun sequence genome contains these proteins:
- the LOC130118250 gene encoding nuclear receptor coactivator 7 isoform X1: MGIAYSVGEVDHLYTFFVQWSPDIYTKDAKKHHQSRYLIREKNQNRFLVVEQDNVDVINKLLSNPIKSNANGWEIITVKDPKRRPSVCSSEESEAEEPEDHKHVVDILPVLSDHSQLLEDHHLESLVSQMPARTEGYPWQLVYSTAIHGTSLKTMYRNMADYDSPVLLVIKDMHNKVFGAFSSHSFRVSNYCYGTGETFLYSFSPDFKVYRWTGENSYFVKGHSESLQIGGGGGVLGLWLDADLYHGSSNSCPTFHNLPLSTQQDFMVQDLEVWAIQN; this comes from the exons ATGGGAATTGCCTACAGTGTTGGAGA GGTTGACCACCTCTACACATTCTTTGTGCAGTGGTCACCGGATATCTACACCAAAGATGCCAAGAAGCACCACCAATCCCGCTATCTCATCAGGGAGAAGAACCAAAACCGCTTCCTGGTGGTGGAACAGGACAACGTGGATGTGATCAACAAGCTGCTGAGCAACCCCATCAAATCCAATGCCAATGGCTGGGAG ATCATCACGGTAAAGGACCCCAAGCGTCGTCCAAGTGTTTGCAGCTCAGAGGAGTCTGAAGCTGAGGAGCCTGAGGACCATAAGCATGTGGTGGATATTCTTCCTGTCCTCAGTGACCACAGCCAGCTGTTGGAGGACCACCACTTGGAAAGT CTTGTCAGTCAAATGCCGGCAAGGACAGAGGGATATCCCTGGCAGCTGGTATATAGCACTGCGATCCATGGCACCAGTCTGAAGACCATGTACAGGAACATGGCAGATTACGACAGCCCCGTGCTGCTGGTCATCAAAGACATGCACAACAAG GTGTTCGGTGCCTTTTCCTCTCATTCATTCCGAGTCAGTAACTACTGCTACGGCACGGGGGAAACCTTCCTGTACAGCTTCAGCCCCGACTTCAAG GTCTACAGGTGGACTGGTGAGAACAGCTACTTTGTGAAGGGCCATTCGGAGTCTCTGCAGATTGGTGGCGGAgg GGGGGTCTTGGGTCTGTGGCTTGATGCAGACCTGTACCACGGTTCCAGCAACTCCTGCCCCACCTTCCACAACCTGCCTCTGTCCACACAGCAAGACTTCATGGTACAAGACCTCGAAGTTTGGGCGATACAGAACTGA
- the LOC130118250 gene encoding nuclear receptor coactivator 7 isoform X2 codes for MKLMPGNFRVLYFASRCVEPYVQIITVKDPKRRPSVCSSEESEAEEPEDHKHVVDILPVLSDHSQLLEDHHLESLVSQMPARTEGYPWQLVYSTAIHGTSLKTMYRNMADYDSPVLLVIKDMHNKVFGAFSSHSFRVSNYCYGTGETFLYSFSPDFKVYRWTGENSYFVKGHSESLQIGGGGGVLGLWLDADLYHGSSNSCPTFHNLPLSTQQDFMVQDLEVWAIQN; via the exons ATGAAGCTGATGCCAGGGAATTTCAGGGTGCTTTATTTTGCCAGTCGCTGTGTGGAGCCATATGTTCAG ATCATCACGGTAAAGGACCCCAAGCGTCGTCCAAGTGTTTGCAGCTCAGAGGAGTCTGAAGCTGAGGAGCCTGAGGACCATAAGCATGTGGTGGATATTCTTCCTGTCCTCAGTGACCACAGCCAGCTGTTGGAGGACCACCACTTGGAAAGT CTTGTCAGTCAAATGCCGGCAAGGACAGAGGGATATCCCTGGCAGCTGGTATATAGCACTGCGATCCATGGCACCAGTCTGAAGACCATGTACAGGAACATGGCAGATTACGACAGCCCCGTGCTGCTGGTCATCAAAGACATGCACAACAAG GTGTTCGGTGCCTTTTCCTCTCATTCATTCCGAGTCAGTAACTACTGCTACGGCACGGGGGAAACCTTCCTGTACAGCTTCAGCCCCGACTTCAAG GTCTACAGGTGGACTGGTGAGAACAGCTACTTTGTGAAGGGCCATTCGGAGTCTCTGCAGATTGGTGGCGGAgg GGGGGTCTTGGGTCTGTGGCTTGATGCAGACCTGTACCACGGTTCCAGCAACTCCTGCCCCACCTTCCACAACCTGCCTCTGTCCACACAGCAAGACTTCATGGTACAAGACCTCGAAGTTTGGGCGATACAGAACTGA